The genomic segment AAGGGTGGCTTCCCAAATTTTATTCTCAAACTGCTCAACTCCCAGGTGAAATCTCAGCCTAAGGAGGGCCCTAGATTCCAGGACCGTGGCCTTAGGAATGCTGGGAATCCTATCCCTCCTGAGTAGCCAGGCCTGGACACCCACACACCATGATGGCTCCAACAACGCAGCCCAGCCTGAGCTCTGACTCAGGGGTGTGACTTCTGCTACAGGTAAACAGGACACAGTACTCACAGCCCACATTCCCTCACGGTGCCACACCCATCCCCCAGCCGCAGCCTCACCCTCCTCTCCTGGACCTGCGGTCCAGATTCTGTTGTGGAGGTTCATAGCACGGACTCTAGAGCCCGCTTACCAGTTGTGACACTTTGAgcaggttacttaacttctctgggacttggtttcctcatctataacgtGTGGATGATAATAGGATTGAATCAGCTTATATACTGATTCTAAGGTGCTTAGAATGAtacttggcacacagtaaacacACCATATATTAGCTGTTGTTAGTATCCTGTGACCCAGCCTATGTTGTGTTTACTTTAACTTCTTGGCACCCAACGTTTCCAAcacccatttcttttcttttttttaaaccctgtTGCTTTCACCTTAGTAACACCCACTCAACCTTCAGCTCTCCACGCAGCCTCACTGTGTGAAATACCCACTGTAGACTCTGGTAACACCACGTGCTTTCCTCTAGACTTTGGACAACCaaagtttgtgtgtgtttgggggttaCTTGTTACTTCTTTGCCTTTCCCATCTGTAAACTTCACAATGGTTGTTCTGAGTCtggttttgttcaccactgtgtcCCTGTGCTGTACCATAGTAGGACTCAATagataaatacttgttaaattaaTGAACGAGGTGAGTGATAAATATGGTAaacgagggaattccctggctgtccagtggttaggactctttcCCTGCcgggggaactaaaatcctgcaagccatgcagcacggccaaaaataataataataataaattatatatatatatatatatatgtatatatatatatatatacacatatatgtatatatcgtAAACGAGGTGTGACAATAAAGGAAGATTCCTTACAAGGGGTTTCTAACTGCCTCTGAAGGTAATTCTAAGAGGACTTTTTTCAATGTTTTGAGCCATGGGGTAGGCATCATTAAAATAAGTGCACAGCCCTCCAAGGTAACTGTTTAAGGAGAGtactattttgaatttataaattcTTGTATGTTTGTTACAGAATAACTAACAATAGTCACACAtttttacctctttgtttcctccaCAGTCTTCCAAAATGAGTGGGAGATGATAGGAGTGGATGTAAGTATTCATTAGTTGATGCGGTTGGCTGCTAATCCAGTAAATGGCATGCTGCTGACTTCTCTCTTTTGAAAATTGGTTTTATTCTACTCTCCCAGCTTCGGGATCAAGGAAGGGTGAGGATGGGAAGAAGGGAGATGGTgaggttttttatatatatatatatatatatatatatatatatatatatatatatatatatatatatatatatatatttttttttttttttttttgcagtacgcgggcctctcactgttgtggcctttcctgttgcagagcacaggctctggacacgcaggctcagcggccatggctcacgagcctagccggtccacggcatgtgggatcttcctggaccggggcatgaacctgcatcccctgcatcggcaggcagactctccaccactgcgccaccagggaagcccggtgaggTTATATTTTAAGGGAGGCAGAGCTAATCCTACCCTGCCTTGTGATCTTTAAAGGTTATAACTTTCCACCCACTTTGTGTCCCAGGGAAATCAGAGTTCTTTGGGGAAGAATAAGGGTAAGGCTCTGACATAATCCCATTTGCTTCTGCTTTTCCACCACTCTCACACCTGATCtttgacttgttttcttttttttctttatactatttcttttccctgtcTCTGTATCATTTCAACCATAGACCGGTTTTCATTTTACCTCTCCTTCCCCAAATCCCAAAGCCTCAACCTCAGAacagcccctccccctcagccACAGGAAAACCACCTAGATAGTTCATTGGCGTATGTGTGGGTATCAGGCAAGAGGGAAACAAGACGAATGGCTAATATaacttacaaaacaaaacaagggggcttccttggtggcgcagtggttgagagcccgcctgcctattcaggggatgcaggttcgtgccacaacagtgggaggcccgcgtaccgcaaaaaaaaacacaaaaaaaacaaaacaagggtaAGAGTGAGCATCAGAGGGAGGAGCAACAAAGCTATGAAGCCCGGCCTGTGGGTTCTAAGGAAGAAAGCTGTGGCCTGGAGGATCAGGTGCCTGGGTCCTTGATGAGAGCAGTGACTAGGAGCATGATGCCTGGGTCACTGAGGTAAAGGAGCAGTGGACAGGTAGTGCTGGACCTTTCTAACGGCAGGGTGCTAGAGGCCCAGATACGTGAGACTGAGATCCTAACCTCTCAGCCCCCAGCAATTTCAGACGCGGTAAGTGATGATCAAGCTGAGATTTTATTTACAGTTCCCTGGGAAGTCTTACACAAGAGGGGCCATCATTATTGCTTTAAGATTATTGCCAGGAGGAAGACTACAGTCCTCCACTCCCGGGTAGGAGTCCTGCTCAAGGCTCAAAAGTTTATCCCCAGACCTTTTTATGTCAGCCCCATTTCTCTGCCCTGACCTAAAGGCTGTCACCTTTTCCTGCAAAGTGCGGCCCAACCGTACtttccaagggcttccctggccaCTTGTGCCAGGACAGGCTATACATCGGCCGTCAATTTTCCCTCATCAGTGGTTTGTCACTGCACTCCCCACCCTACCCCTCTCTGACAAGAACAAAGTCTCAACACTTTTTGTGGTTTTaagccctcctccacctcctggcTGAGGCAGGGTCCTAGTTTCCCAAAGATTATCATTTACTTCCTGCCAGGACCAGCCTGGCTTCCTTTGTAACGAATGTAAGAGCCCCATCTCCTTTGTCCCAGATGACATCAAAACTCACTTCATATTAGGTTGTTACCCCTTGATGACATTTCAAGGGCCACTTCTGAGGTACTCTGCATGGGTCTTGTatctgccttttttccccctgggCCTCGGCGAttaggggaagagagaagggagcGAGGCCAAGTGGCAGAGAGGGGACAGCCCAGTAGCTCATGCCCAGGATTAGCAGGGAGACCTAGGAGGACGCAATAGGGGGCGGCGGACTACTTTCCCTCTCAAGCCCCACTGCGGGAGGATATGGCTTTGTTCATGCTTTCGCTACTGTGACCGGAACTCGTTAGTGGGCGGGGCCTCCCTGGCTCCGGCCGCTGCGTGGAGGGATCCGGAGCgggagggaggcgggggcggGAAGCGGTCCTGGGAGCGGTCCTGGGAGCGGGTCTCTGCGCCCCCGACGGACTATTTCTTGAGATGAGGTTTGTGGCCCAGGAGCCCTTCTATCTCCATCACCGTCTGCGGGGTCAGCTGACTCAGCACCTGCAATTGAATGGGGTGGTGGAGAGGTGCAGGGTTGCTGAACAAGGGAATGAGGTTGGAAAACCCGGGGAGCCGCACAGCGAAGCCAGGTGGCAGGGAAAGAGTCGCAGCTGTGCCCCTGCCTCACCGTCTCACCCTGGGACCTCTCATTTGCCAAGCGAGGACATTGTAGTGGGTGACCTCACAGGCCCATTCTGGGCTGGACAGCAAGGCCTTGCTTGAGTGCTGGGACAGGGGACAGAGATGGGCTCTGGCTCTGACAcccccccccactgccccccacacCCTTCCCCCCTCACCTGCAGGGCGCCCAGGTGTTCAATCAGCTGCTCTGCACTGGACACCCCCAGCAAGACCGAGCTGACACCCTCACTGCGGAGACACCACGCTGGgccagagaaggaaataaaaaagaactggTCGGAAAGAGTGAGCACGCAGACTTCAGAGGTGTCTCCGAGGAAGAGGGTCCTCCCCAGAGACAAACCAGTCTGCGGTTTGGTAGCATCTCAGGAGGAGACAAGGCCTCTGCAGGGTCCAGGGCTGGCAGTGTCTCACCAATAGCAAGCTGCGCCACGGTGCAGCCCAGCTGGTGAGCGATGGGGAGAAGGTCCATGACTTTGGCTTGTTGCTTCTTGCCATCCTCACTCTGCACTTTGTCTTTGTGCCACTGGTAGCCCTGGAGGCCAAGGAGAATCAGCAAAAGACGACTCCTCAGATAGTCCACTCCTGCCGTCCTGAGCCCCCAGATCTCACCTTGATGTTGACCCTGCAGGTATCTGGGACTCGCCCATCATACTTGCTAGTGATGAGGCCACAGGCAAGAGGGGACCAGGTGACTGAGCCAACACCTAAGAGGAAGAGGATTGGATGTGGGAAAGGGATCTAGGTGATGGTGAGGCCGAGGGAAAGGTAGGGATGAGGGGACTTCGAACCAATCTTGTGGTAGAGCTCTGGCAGCTGCATCTCCACCTTCTCTCTCTGAAACAGATGGTGCTCAGCTTGTTCACacactggaggaatcaggttgaACTGTCTGGCCATGGAGTAGGCCTCCTGAGTTGGGGTGGGGAAAAGATGGGGGTCAGAGCActccttccattttcttccaCTCCCCCCCCTCCAGTAGAGTGGGGTTTGGAGTGGCCATGTGAAAAGTGGGAACAAGTTGTAGGACGGCGAGGTGGGTGGCACACTCACCATGATTTCTGCAGCCCCCCATCGGGATGTCCCCCAGTATAGGGCCAGGCCCTGGTTGATGACATAGGTCATGGCTCGCACAATCTCTAGGCACATAGGAGAGGGAGAGCCTCACTGTCAGACCCCTGGCATCCTGGGTTCCAGATGTGCAGACCTCTGCCTGCCCCACCAAGGCCCCACTCATCCCTGTGGAGTCGGAGGGGTTGGTATCTGCTTTTCACCTCCCTCCCCGTCCAAGTCCTGGGGTCTGAGCCTCTGCTGTGGAGCTTGGGAGGCCTCCTGAGCAGGGGCTGGCTTCTGCTGAGGGTTTTAGAAGTGCTCAGTTTTGAAGGGCTGTCAGGGTTGGGGTGCTGCTTTTACCCTCCATGGGACTGTTGGGGTCTGAGCGATTGGCGAAGATGATGTCCACATATCCCAGCTGGAGGCGTTCCAGGGATCCTTGCAAGCCTGGGGTAAAAGCATGGGGCGAGGAAGGTAAGCTCttcagcttcagtttcctaaGAATTTAGACCTTATCATTTTGCCATGGCCACCTAAATCCCGGCTTCCCTATTCAAAGCCTCAGACTCAGAGGTTCAGAGAATGTTCCCAACTCCTCTGGCTTCCATACCCAGCCACCTCCAGTTCCCAGCCCCTAACTCTTACCCTCAATGATGTGTTTGCGGCTCAAGCCTCGCTCAGTTTCTGCCCTGTAGGAAAAGGTAAGTCAGAGATGAGGTGTGTCAAAGATAAGGGACCAGGGCTGGCCTGGAATCATGAGGAACTGGTATTTCAGGGGTCCTCACAGGCAGGATGCAGACCTGGGGTAGCAGGTGCAGGGactgctgtccccacccccatcccatgcACCTTCACACAGTCTCTGCAGATCTCCCCAATTATAGTGAGGCAGCCACTTACTGTCCTCCCCCAAAAATCTTGGTGGTGATGACATAGCTTGATCtcctggaagaaagagaaatggtaGAACGGGCAAGAAAAGGATTTTTGGATGATCATGTCCCCAGCAACCTCCCggcccttcccacccacccaacATGTCTTACCTCCAACCTTTGCTCTTGAGGATGTTGCCTAGGGTTCTTTCAGCCCTGGAAGGAAGACAGTGTAGAAGCACTGACCCCTCCAAAGTGGatcagtttctttccttcctccccacctttcccttcAACTAatttcctctcctgtaaaatggAGCATAAACGAGGAGCCCATTGGGCTGTCAGCCCCATCCTAGACTAAGTAAGAGGGGCTCCCAATCTAGGGTTCTAGTCGTAtcattttcactcattcattcaacaaatgtcagCTGTGCATCACTGTGTACCAAGCTCTGTTCTGGGTGCTGAAGGGATAGAATAGGATGAGAGAAGAGGGACCAACTATAGTGGAGCCAGGGAGCACTGCCTCGTCTGGTTCCAACCATTTGTATTGCCCTCCCCCTTCTTTTAGTCTTTGCAAAGTTCCACCCATCCTCCAAAATTTAGCTTGGTCCTCCAAAATTTAGCTTGGATTCTGCCTCATTCTATGGAAaatgttctctgattgctgtagtcTATGGTCAGTCCTTGTCAGCTTCCATAGCTCTTATTGGCTACACAATTTTTTGACACTTAATCATGAGTTAATGTGTGACAAGTCTTAAGTTATAGTGGGCTCTTACTGAAGTGTTACTGTTATTTAATCTTTCGTATCTCCTtgtcttttggtttgtttgtttaaccaCTTAGACTGTGAGCTTTTTGAGGGCATATTGATGTCATCCTTCAATCAGATACCTGCTCTGTGACAGGCTCTGCATAGGTACTTAGGTGACGTGGGAAAGAGCAAGACAAGTTCTGTGGAGGGAGGAGCCTCCCAGGTGAGCAGTGAATATGGCCTTGTAAACGAGTAATTGATGAACTCTGTGTCAGAGGGTAGTGTAAAGTGCTTTGGGAGCTGATGCGGATAGTGACCAACTTTGGGGAGCTGGGCAAAGGCTTCTTGGAAGAGCTGACATCTGGGACAAGTCTTAAAGATAAGCAGAAGAGTTTGCCAGAAGAAGAGGCAGGAGTAGTCATCCTAGGTTTTTACTATTTGCAGCGTGAAGCCATGTGTGCTGTGGTATAGTATGTTTGAAATTTATCTTTGTCATCCTCACATAGTTGCACATAAATGACGTCCAGGAAatagttgtttgttttatttcattttgactgCACAGTATGCCCCATTGCCCTCAAAGCTGGAGAGAGACAGATGTTGGGACTACAGTTCCCATAATGCTTTGGGGCCCCATTGGCTGAAAGGTTGGAACTTAGTGATGCAGAATTCCCAGGGTTCTTTAGGGGGGAAACCAAAAAGCCCTGATATTCTCTCAGCCTTCCAAGTGTAACTTAGTCTTTCAACCCAGTCCTTACTTTCCCGCTGCATACACTTCGGTGGTGTCAAACAGGTTTACGCCATGCTCATAGGCTACTGTCAGCACATCCTCTGCTGTCTAGGATGGTGAGAGAAAAAGTTGAAGACCAGCAACCAGCCTCTCAGTTACCTTCCTTACGGCATTCTAGCCCATCAGACCTCAACCTTCGTTTACACATTCACTCCCCTTTCCCCATCCTCCAACCTCAGGTCCACCGTTCCCCATGCTTGTTGTCCAAACCCCTATGCAAGTCCATTTCCCCCCTTTTTGGTTCTCTCATACCCCCTCACTCTGCTTCTAGGTCCCATCACTTATACCTCGTCTGAGATCTGAGAACCAAATGTGACCCAGGTACCTGCAAGAGAGAAGGCAGGTGAGACCTGTGGGGGCAAGCCATGAAAGAACGCCCCTTCCCttaattcctcttctttctaACTCACCTAGGCCAAGGCAGGATACCCGAAGACCAGACTTTCCTAGGTTCCTGCAGGACacagaggcagaaggaaggggTAGAGCCTCCATTAGGAACATAGATTATCAGCCTCCAGTTCCTCTCCTTCCAGACTGAGATGCCCTCAGGGTGTCTCAGTCCAAAGAAGCTAGACTCAGTGGGCCCACTGAATTGGGCAGTGCTATGGCCATAGCATAAGTGAACAAATAATGACTGTTCCTCTGGAGCCACTGTCCAGTGCCTCTGTTCCCCCCTATCACATTGAAGATGCGCTGCCTGCTTAGCGTTTCTGCTGGTGGGTCTTGTGTTTATTTGAGTCATCTCTGGGATGTGTAGAGTCGAGGGTGGGGGTTGGCTGGGAGGAATGCGACTGGCTAATTGTGATGAGTTTGTGAAAACAGATCATCAGAGAGTGCTGTGCTAAAGGGCAGACACTGGGGTGGAAGGGGTAAACCAAGTCAAGTTCAGGCACTCAGGCAGGCAAGGATCCTTGGATAGGCTAGGCAGGGAGGCCTCCAACAAAAGCAGGTAGGACACCTGGGTGGAGAGTATGAGAGGTAAGACCagttccccctcttcccctctctaCTCCCTCTGCTCCTGTTGGCTTGTGAAGTCTGTCTTCAAACCAGAGAGACGCTCCTCCCAAGGACCCCCCACCCAGGCCATCCGCTCAGCTTCCCAATCAGGGCCACCACATGGAGGGGATCAAATTCCTCAAGTGACAAAGCCAGGTCAGATCAGTGACCTCTGCTCACTCTCAAGCAggagcctctcccctcccccctactGGTAGTCCTGAGAGCCCAGCGGTTCTCTGAGATAAAGTCGGTTACATTTCCGTCCATCTTACCCACATGGCCCCTGTCCTTCGGCAGGGGCTTGAGAGATGTGGTCCATCCTTCCAAGGGCCCCACTTCCCTCCCCACCAAGAAGGTTGCAGGAGACCTTGGGGCATGTGGGGGCAGTATCTGGGTCAGGCACACTGAGCAGGCCACAGTGAGAAGCCGTTTCCTTCCCCCATCTTCCCAGGACACGACCCAAGGACACTTCatcccggggggtgggggtgggggtgtgcagCCTGGAGATCCGTGCATCCCTCGCCTTCCTGAGGGTAAGGAGGGAAGCTTAGGAGTATCCCCTGGGTCTGACAGGCCTGGTCAACCTTGGTAAACTTGATTTTCTACTAGTCGGGGGTATGGACGGAGAGCAAGAGAGGGCCCAAGTAAGGGAGTGCCAATGATGGGAAGAGGAGATGGAGTGAGCCGGGATCTTCTTAGCGAAGTTTGAGGGGGTTCTGGAAGCATCCCAGGAAGCCTCAGGGGTCAGGAAAGGGGAGCAGATGTGGCGGGCTGCCCGGCCACCCCCATACCTGTATTTCATGCCAGTGCCTCGGCCGGTGCTCTCTCGGAGGACCCCAGCGGACGCTGGGGGTCGGGGGACCACTGCGGCCCGGGCCTTGGGGCCCGACCCTCCTCCCCCCGTAGGATTCCCATGCCCCCCGCCGACCGGCCCGCCATTACCGCCCCCGGGGCCCGGCCGGGGTCCACACAGACGGTCCTCACTGCTCCGGCTGCGAAGGTTCTGCTCGGTACATGCGATAGACACCTGCATGCCGGCTGGCCAAGGCGAGGGAGGGGGCTCCGAGGgggcgggaggaggagggaacCGGTAAGCCCGAGGGGAGACACCCGGGGGTGTAGTGGCGCGAGCCCTAGAAGAGCGGGAAGGCTGAGGAGGTTGCGGCGGGAGCAGCCAGGCAGGATCCGGCTCGCGGGGGCGGGCTGCTGGAGGTCGCGGGGTTTGCGGCGGAGAGGAGAAACGCGGGGGGGCGCCACGAGTGGAGCGATTAGGATTCGGGGGTACTGGcgcagggaggagagggggaaatgGACGAGGGTAAAGGTCGAGGGCTATTCTCGGAGGGTAGGAACTTagggacggggggggggggcggaagaGAGATGCCACCTCAGCCCGAACCGCAGCGGGACCCGATAGACTCCCAGCCGCGTCGGCTGCGGGCCCAGCTTATCAACATGCAGACACCGCCCCCTCATCTGCATAAAGACGCCCGCCTCCCAGCCAAAACCTGCCGCTCATCTGCATAAGCCCCACCTTCCGGAGCTCCGCAGCTTGGGTGTTCTGTGGGCTCACAGGAACCGGAGAGCAGAACCGGGAGGGTGGTTCTACTCTCTGCACCCCGAGGCCAGTCGGCCTTCCCCCAACCCAGTGGTTTTCAATCAGTGAGCTATTTTCTCCCCTAGGGGACGTTTGGCAAGATCTGGAGACATTGTTGACTGTCACGATCTgggtgcgcgcgcgcgcgtgtgagagaaagagagaaagagaaagacatggaGACGTGCTACCAGCATCTAGTGAGTGGCGGCCAGAACAAAGTACACGacagcaccccccccccaacacacacacaccaagataTTATCCAGCCCCAAACGTCAATAGTGCCGCTGTTGAGAAACCCGTGGACAAAGCCTCTTTGCTGGCTCAGGGGATGTGAACACCCTGGTTCACGCCTTCATGAGAGGGGCAGGCCCCGATCGaccactgaaactaacacactcaGGTCGCAGAGGGTGATAAAAAGTTTATTCTGTACTTCTCCCAGCGTCAGGTAGGGGATAAAACTGGAGAGAGGGCCTGGTTTGGAGGTGTAGAGACTCCAGTAGGCTTCCTTCCTGTGATGGGAAGGGCACCATGGAGGGCTTTTTAAGCTGTTCCCCTGGGAGGGCTGCCAAGGGGCCTGACGGGGATGGAGGAGCTGGGGCCGTGGGGCTGCCAGTAGGGGCCCTCGGGTGAAACAAAGGGCCCCAGATAGACAAGGATTCTTCTGAGGGGTGAGGTAGAGTGCTTCCTTCAGCCAGCCCGGGCGGAGAAGAAGGGCAGAGAGCGGACGTAGGAGTCCAGTCGGGAGCGGAAGAGCTCACTTTGCACAGTTTGGCCCAGCGGGCACAGGGGATTCTTCACCACCAGCTCCACGTACAGCTGTGGAGGGGGAGGGTGTTAGAGCCAGGCTTTGAACACTTCTTGTTTTCAACCCCAAACCTACTATAACCTCAAGGGTGTGTGAATGCACAGCGATCAAGGGCTGGAAGGCAAACCCTCCTTGGGGAGAAACTGGTGGTGGGAGTGTATAAGGACCTAAAGGGTCCCAAGAAGTCTGACTTCAATAGAGATACAATACAGTAGGATTAGGGCAGGGAAGCTGAAGGAGTCTTGGGGCTCTAAGTGGCCATGGCTGTTGAAGCTTTGGCGGAAGGGTCCGAGGGGCTGGCACTGACCGCACTGTAGATGTGGTGCAACACATCTCGGATGGGTCCCACGCCCAAGTCAGTGTTCATGACAACCTTGATCCCAGTGGGCGTCTCGTAGTAATGGAGTTTGTAACGGCTAGTTTGGAAGGCCAGGAAGCCGTCCTTCCTGCAGAGATGAGGAGGATGTTAAGGAATAGAAGCGAAATCTCTCCCAAAGAGATTCTTCTGATCTCCTCTAGATTGACTCCCTCTTCTCTAAACATGTCGTTTGTAGGAGCCTGGTTGACTAAAGACACCTCCCATCTTCACCCCTCAATTTAGCCCCGTTGCCCAACCTCTCTACCTTCAGATCTTCCCCACCGCCGCTCCTGCCAGCTACTGCACTCTCGCCCCGGACTCAgcctctcttctctgtctccttacCCTCTCTGGGGGCCAAAGCCCCTTCCACTCCAGAAAGTTTCCCCCGCCCCcaaattccctccctccctcaacaACCCCTCTGACTACGCGTACATGTCTAGCGGGGACATCTTGCTGACAAACGAGCGGATAGAGAAGAGCATCCCGTACATCAGCTTGTACTcctggagggagaggggcagagtTAGTTCTCGGTTTTTAAAGGAGCCAGGGTTGGGGTGGGAAGGAGCCAGGGTTTGGAGAGAAGAAGCTGGACTGGGACAATGTGCATTTGGAGATGTGAGGTCACCCGGGTTGCGCGGGGCCCTCTCGTCACCTCCTCCTTGGGGATCCCCGCTTGCTTCTTGCGGTGCCACTCGCTGTAATGCAGACACACTCCATTCCGGTCAAACAGGTACAGGTTGTGGACAGTCATCTGCAGGGCAGAGAATGTGAGCCTCACTCCGGGACCGCCCACACCCCGTAGGCTCCAGTTCTTAGCCCGGGATCCCTCCAACCAGACGGGGACCCCTCCCGCGAACTCACCGGAACTTCTCCGAGTGCCCGTCACTCGATACTTCCGGTTTCCGCGGAGCCCCGCCCCACCGGGTCTACACGCTCTAGCGGCAGAGAAATAACCCCGCCCCTATATCTCTCTCAGCCAATCCGTGGCCGTCGGATACGCGCACGCGCGTCCAGGCTCTCCGGCTCCAGAAGCTGTGAGAGCGGCTGAAAACAAGGTGTCCTGGGCTGGTGACGTCATCGAGGCGAGCGAGGCGGGGCTGCGGACTGTGGGCGGGAGGCTGCCAACGGTTTTGATTGTAGGGAAGGGCGCGAGAAGGGGGGTGTCTTGGTGTTGCCGAACTGGGGCTTAGGGGAGGGGGCAGACCCTTGTCCCCACCTTGGCCGACTGCGTGGCCGAGGACTGGAGGTGTGGAGAGTAGTTGGAACGGGGTTGTCGGGGTAGGGGATCTCAGGCTAGGCTTGAGCGCGGCGTACTTTTT from the Delphinus delphis chromosome 19, mDelDel1.2, whole genome shotgun sequence genome contains:
- the KCNAB3 gene encoding voltage-gated potassium channel subunit beta-3 isoform X2, with translation MQVSIACTEQNLRSRSSEDRLCGPRPGPGGGNGGPVGGGHGNPTGGGGSGPKARAAVVPRPPASAGVLRESTGRGTGMKYRNLGKSGLRVSCLGLGTWVTFGSQISDETAEDVLTVAYEHGVNLFDTTEVYAAGKAERTLGNILKSKGWRRSSYVITTKIFGGGQAETERGLSRKHIIEGLQGSLERLQLGYVDIIFANRSDPNSPMEEIVRAMTYVINQGLALYWGTSRWGAAEIMEAYSMARQFNLIPPVCEQAEHHLFQREKVEMQLPELYHKIGVGSVTWSPLACGLITSKYDGRVPDTCRVNIKGYQWHKDKVQSEDGKKQQAKVMDLLPIAHQLGCTVAQLAIAWCLRSEGVSSVLLGVSSAEQLIEHLGALQVLSQLTPQTVMEIEGLLGHKPHLKK
- the KCNAB3 gene encoding voltage-gated potassium channel subunit beta-3 isoform X3; amino-acid sequence: MQVSIACTEQNLRSRSSEDRLCGPRPGPGGGNGGPVGGGHGNPTGGGGSGPKARAAVVPRPPASAGVLRESTGRGTGMKYRNLGKSGLRVSCLGLGTWVTFGSQISDETAEDVLTVAYEHGVNLFDTTEVYAAGKAERTLGNILKSKGWRRSSYVITTKIFGGGQAETERGLSRKHIIEGLQGSLERLQLGYVDIIFANRSDPNSPMEGSPSPMCLEIVRAMTYVINQGLALYWGTSRWGAAEIMEAYSMARQFNLIPPVCEQAEHHLFQREKVEMQLPELYHKIGVGSVTWSPLACGLITSKYDGRVPDTCRVNIKGYQWHKDKVQSEDGKKQQAKVMDLLPIAHQLGCTVAQLAIAWCLRSEGVSSVLLGVSSAEQLIEHLGALQVLSQLTPQTVMEIEGLLGHKPHLKK
- the KCNAB3 gene encoding voltage-gated potassium channel subunit beta-3 isoform X1, with the translated sequence MQVSIACTEQNLRSRSSEDRLCGPRPGPGGGNGGPVGGGHGNPTGGGGSGPKARAAVVPRPPASAGVLRESTGRGTGMKYRNLGKSGLRVSCLGLGTWVTFGSQISDETAEDVLTVAYEHGVNLFDTTEVYAAGKAERTLGNILKSKGWRRSSYVITTKIFGGGQAETERGLSRKHIIEGLQGSLERLQLGYVDIIFANRSDPNSPMEEIVRAMTYVINQGLALYWGTSRWGAAEIMVSVPPTSPSYNLFPLFTWPLQTPLYWRGGSGRKWKECSDPHLFPTPTQEAYSMARQFNLIPPVCEQAEHHLFQREKVEMQLPELYHKIGVGSVTWSPLACGLITSKYDGRVPDTCRVNIKGYQWHKDKVQSEDGKKQQAKVMDLLPIAHQLGCTVAQLAIGETLPALDPAEALSPPEMLPNRRLVCLWGGPSSSETPLKSACSLFPTSSFLFPSLAQRGVSAVRVSARSCWGCPVQSS
- the TRAPPC1 gene encoding trafficking protein particle complex subunit 1 — protein: MTVHNLYLFDRNGVCLHYSEWHRKKQAGIPKEEEYKLMYGMLFSIRSFVSKMSPLDMKDGFLAFQTSRYKLHYYETPTGIKVVMNTDLGVGPIRDVLHHIYSALYVELVVKNPLCPLGQTVQSELFRSRLDSYVRSLPFFSARAG